From the Kitasatospora atroaurantiaca genome, the window CGGAGGACGGGGAGTGCTCGCCCTCGACGACCTTGCCGTCCAGGTCGCAGAGGATCATGTTCTCGGGTGTCAGCTCGTCGTACGAGACACCGCTCGGCTTGATCACCAGCAGGTCCTCGCCGGGGACGCGGGCGGAGACGTTGCCGGCCGTCCAGACGACGAGGTTGTAGCGGACCAGTTCCTGGTGGAGGTCGCTGACCTGGCGGCGCAGCAGATCGATCGGGGACGTCATGGGTCAGACCTCGCTGTTCCGGGAGAGGGCGGCGTTGCGCTGTCGGCGCAGGCGGTGCAGCTGCTTGTCGGGGCCCGTGCCGAAGTGTTCGTGCAGGAGGCGGTACTCGGCGTAGAGGGCGTCGTAGGCGTCGGCGCGGGCGGTGTCCGGCTGGTACGCACCGCGCTGCACCCGGCCCATGGCCGCGGCGGCCGCCCGGACGTCGGGGTGGGCGCCGGCGGCGACCGCGGCGTGGATGGCGGAGCCGAGCGCCGGGCCCTGGGCGGATTCGGCGAGCGAGACGGGCCGGCGCAGCACGTCGGCGTAGATCTGCATCAGCAGGGCGTTCTTCTTCAGCCCGCCGGTGACGATGAACTCGGTGACGGGGACGCCGCCCTGCTCCAGGGCGTCGACGATGGTGCGGGTGCCGAAGGCGGTGGCCTCCAGCAGGGCGCGGTAGATCTCCTCGGGGCGGGTGGCCAGGGTGAGGCCGATGATGACGCCGGAGAGGTGGTGGTCGACCAGGGTGGAGCGGTTGCCGTTCATCCAGTCGAGGGCGACCAAGCCGTGACCGCCGACGGGCTGGTCGGCGATCTTGCGGGTGAGCAGCTGGTGCAGGTCCTCGCCGCCCGCCTCAGCCTCGGCCAGGTAGTCGGCGGGGACGCCCTGGCGCAGCCACCAGGCGAAGATGTCGCCGACGGCGCTCTGGCCGGCCTCGTAACCGAAGGCGCCTTCGACGATTCCGCCGTCGACGACTCCGCAGATGCCGGGGACGTCGGCGAGGGTGGCGCCGTTGACGACGTGGCAGGTGGAGGTGCCCATGATGGCGAGGAGTTGGCCGTTCTCGACGGCCTGGGCGGCGGGGGCGGCGACGTGGGCGTCGACGTTGCCGGTGGCGACGGCGATGCCCTCGGGCAGGCCGGTCCAGGCGGCGGCCTGGGCGGTGAGCGAGCCGGCCCGGGAGCCGAGGGGCGAGAGCGGGTGCTCGAGCCGGGTGCGGGCGAAGTCGGCGAAGTCGGGGTGCAGGGCGGCGAGGTAGTCCTCGCTGGGGTAG encodes:
- a CDS encoding ribulokinase; the encoded protein is MTVTPPTQDAESYVVGVDFGTLSGRAVVVRVRDGEEVGSAVHEYPHGVIERELPTTGQILPPDWALQHPEDWREVLRTAVPAAVAASGVDPAAVIGIATDFTACTVLPVRADGTPLAETALGDRPHAWPKLWKHHAAQGQADRINHLAHLRAEKWISRYGGKISAEWQYAKALQLLEEDPDTYAATERWIEAADWIVWQLTGVETRNTCTAGYKGIHQDGHYPSEDYLAALHPDFADFARTRLEHPLSPLGSRAGSLTAQAAAWTGLPEGIAVATGNVDAHVAAPAAQAVENGQLLAIMGTSTCHVVNGATLADVPGICGVVDGGIVEGAFGYEAGQSAVGDIFAWWLRQGVPADYLAEAEAGGEDLHQLLTRKIADQPVGGHGLVALDWMNGNRSTLVDHHLSGVIIGLTLATRPEEIYRALLEATAFGTRTIVDALEQGGVPVTEFIVTGGLKKNALLMQIYADVLRRPVSLAESAQGPALGSAIHAAVAAGAHPDVRAAAAAMGRVQRGAYQPDTARADAYDALYAEYRLLHEHFGTGPDKQLHRLRRQRNAALSRNSEV